One Helianthus annuus cultivar XRQ/B chromosome 12, HanXRQr2.0-SUNRISE, whole genome shotgun sequence genomic region harbors:
- the LOC110892436 gene encoding spermidine hydroxycinnamoyl transferase, with protein sequence MRVITTLSSMIKPGEPTWSGRLALSELDQTGMTTHVPTIYFYTKPSENWHTVLQTLKASLTTTLVQFYPLAGRLSSIARGRLELNCNANGVCFTEAYADVKLVDLGDFFQYPFFDQLMPSVDYRNTPIEDTPLLLLQVTRFLCGGWSLGFFISHVAVDGQSALHFLSEWARVCRGEPLGYPPYLDRKVLRAGYPPTVTFNGNIEQHAQCSPPPILIGQSSNENERRQETTVTMLKLTETLVEKLLNKANKNHKLESGRRFTRYEAVTAHAWRTACKIRNLEPDQKTSIGICIDVRRRMNPPLPEKYFGNAIVDLIATGTSGELVSSTLGFVSSKIRDTINKVDTDYVNSVIDFLKNQEDLSKFQDHLQLSNNEKGPFYGNPNLGVISWLTLPMYGIDFGWGKELFTGPGTNDAEDGDFLILRGVEGVRSLIVAVCLQVRHIEDFKRVFYQSIEED encoded by the coding sequence ATGAGAGTAATCACGACCCTTTCTTCCATGATCAAACCGGGCGAACCAACATGGTCCGGTCGGCTCGCACTATCCGAACTCGACCAGACTGGTATGACCACACATGTTCCAACAATTTACTTCTACACCAAACCATCTGAAAACTGGCACACGGTCTTGCAAACCCTAAAAGCCTCACTCACCACAACACTAGTTCAATTCTACCCTTTAGCTGGCAGGTTGAGTTCCATTGCCCGTGGGCGCTTGGAACTCAACTGCAATGCTAACGGCGTATGCTTCACTGAAGCTTATGCCGACGTAAAACTAGTTGACTTGGGTGATTTTTTTCAGTATCCATTCTTTGATCAACTAATGCCTTCCGTAGATTATCGAAATACTCCCATTGAAGATACTCCATTGTTACTATTGCAAGTTACAAGATTTCTTTGTGGAGGGTGGTCTTTAGGGTTCTTTATTTCACATGTTGCAGTCGATGGGCAAAGTGCGCTACATTTTCTGTCAGAATGGGCTAGGGTTTGTCGTGGTGAACCATTGGGTTATCCACCCTATCTTGACAGAAAAGTTTTGCGTGCTGGTTACCCACCGACTGTAACTTTTAACGGAAACATTGAGCAACATGCACAATGTAGTCCTCCACCAATTCTTATAGGTCAATCAAGCAACGAAAACGAACGTCGACAAGAAACAACCGTAACAATGTTGAAACTAACAGAAACCCTAGTCGAAAAACTTCTTAACAAAGCTAACAAAAATCACAAACTAGAATCCGGTCGTCGTTTCACACGGTATGAAGCCGTAACTGCGCATGCATGGCGCACCGCATGCAAGATTCGTAACCTAGAACCGGACCAGAAAACTTCAATTGGCATTTGTATAGATGTTAGACGCCGAATGAACCCACCATTGCCGGAAAAGTACTTTGGAAATGCGATTGTGGACCTGATCGCCACCGGAACTTCTGGTGAGTTAGTGTCAAGCACATTAGGGTTTGTTTCCAGTAAGATTAGGGACACAATCAACAAGGTGGATACTGATTATGTGAACTCAGTGATTGATTTCTTGAAGAACCAAGAAGACTTATCAAAGTTTCAAGATCATTTGCAATTGAGTAATAATGAAAAAGGGCCGTTTTATGGAAACCCTAATCTTGGTGTGATTAGTTGGTTAACATTGCCGATGTATGGTATTGATTTCGGATGGGGGAAGGAGTTGTTTACCGGACCAGGAACAAATGATGCCGAAGATGGCGATTTCTTGATTCTTCGTGGGGTAGAAGGAGTTAGGTCGTTGATTGTAGCAGTGTGTTTACAAGTGAGACACATTGAGGATTTCAAAAGAGTATTCTATCAAAGTATTGAAGAAGACTGA